In the genome of Chitinivibrio alkaliphilus ACht1, one region contains:
- a CDS encoding 16S rRNA (uracil(1498)-N(3))-methyltransferase, which produces MNIILLTNQDYCSRNTVSIPRGDYRYKHMRHVLRVSVGDTLRVGVLHGKRHTGVVAVCSDQEIILTVMEQEKPLPRKLPITLCVALPRPQTYKKVVYDATVLGVSELVFFHSRKVEKSYWHSPVLGEEKTGKLLRDALSQAGDTVPPRISTYPRFRPFAEDVLPRLLKGKEGFLFHPRDTVHTLSPSQIPVLYMVGPEGGFTDFEYELLGNADLLGVSLGERILRVEQAVATILGYSLIKFA; this is translated from the coding sequence ATGAATATTATTCTACTGACAAATCAAGACTATTGCTCACGTAATACTGTTTCTATTCCTCGCGGAGATTACCGGTACAAGCACATGCGTCATGTATTGCGTGTTTCAGTAGGAGACACCTTACGCGTAGGCGTACTCCATGGAAAGCGTCATACAGGAGTGGTAGCAGTCTGTTCCGATCAGGAAATTATTTTAACAGTGATGGAACAAGAAAAGCCCTTACCACGTAAATTGCCAATTACTCTCTGCGTTGCTTTGCCACGCCCACAAACATATAAGAAAGTTGTCTATGATGCAACTGTTCTCGGTGTATCTGAGCTTGTTTTTTTTCACTCACGGAAGGTTGAAAAAAGTTACTGGCACAGCCCTGTTTTGGGTGAAGAAAAAACAGGAAAATTGCTCCGTGATGCGTTATCGCAAGCAGGAGATACCGTACCTCCCCGTATTTCCACTTATCCCCGTTTTCGCCCCTTTGCTGAGGATGTGCTGCCTCGGCTCTTAAAAGGAAAAGAGGGGTTCCTCTTTCATCCACGCGACACTGTCCATACCCTCTCCCCCTCTCAAATACCCGTTTTATATATGGTTGGCCCTGAGGGTGGTTTTACTGATTTTGAGTATGAGCTGTTGGGAAACGCCGATCTCTTAGGAGTTTCATTAGGGGAACGGATTTTACGGGTTGAGCAAGCAGTCGCTACGATCCTTGGGTATTCTCTAATAAAGTTTGCATAA
- a CDS encoding Trm112 family protein: MNSELLEIICCPETKQELLLAERDVVRKINRSIRDGAIKNRGGETVKERIDGGLIRKDGTVLYPIRKDIPILLIDESIKL, from the coding sequence ATGAATAGTGAGCTCTTGGAAATTATCTGTTGCCCGGAGACAAAGCAGGAGCTTCTCCTGGCAGAGCGAGATGTGGTTCGTAAAATTAACCGCTCTATCCGTGACGGTGCAATAAAAAACCGTGGAGGTGAGACGGTGAAAGAGCGAATTGATGGCGGGCTTATTCGCAAAGACGGAACCGTACTCTACCCGATACGTAAAGATATACCGATTCTTCTTATCGACGAAAGTATTAAGTTATAA
- a CDS encoding nitrilase-related carbon-nitrogen hydrolase, with protein MMRVCAVSFSPIPGRIEENISRIVEIVTQERAHDFILFPELSDTGYTLQADQVKPYCRQTVFAPLQDILSGSNTVVSLGLAEHLNGGIYNTIFEISATSIVPRYRKTHLFPGEERLFRQGDFISLYSSASAVYGYHLCYDIRYPELTRTLFSYSGDILFVSAAWPAKRIDHWRSLLVARAIENQVYVVAANQNGVLQNYHFGGQSMILSPRGEILQESSENTECVRACLSLSLLREYRREFPLRSSRCNDISFL; from the coding sequence ATGATGCGTGTTTGTGCGGTATCCTTTTCCCCTATCCCTGGGCGAATAGAGGAAAATATTTCTCGTATCGTTGAAATTGTTACACAAGAACGAGCCCATGATTTCATACTTTTCCCTGAATTGAGTGACACGGGGTATACCCTACAGGCAGACCAGGTTAAACCGTATTGTCGCCAAACTGTTTTTGCTCCCCTTCAGGATATTTTGAGCGGTAGCAACACTGTAGTTTCTCTTGGATTAGCTGAGCACCTAAACGGTGGTATTTATAATACCATTTTCGAGATTTCAGCGACGTCTATTGTTCCTCGATACCGTAAAACTCATCTATTTCCCGGTGAAGAACGCCTTTTCCGACAGGGAGATTTCATCTCTCTTTACTCCTCTGCTTCTGCGGTATATGGGTATCACCTCTGTTACGACATTCGGTACCCCGAGCTTACACGAACCCTCTTTTCTTACAGTGGTGATATTCTCTTTGTATCTGCTGCGTGGCCCGCAAAACGCATTGATCATTGGAGGAGTCTTCTCGTTGCACGAGCAATAGAAAATCAAGTATATGTTGTGGCTGCTAATCAGAACGGAGTTTTGCAAAACTATCATTTTGGAGGGCAGAGCATGATACTCTCTCCTCGCGGAGAAATTTTACAAGAAAGTTCCGAAAATACAGAGTGTGTCCGCGCGTGCCTTTCTCTTTCTCTGCTTAGAGAATACCGAAGAGAATTTCCCCTCCGCTCTTCGCGGTGCAATGATATATCTTTCCTATGA